From one Chryseobacterium sp. 3008163 genomic stretch:
- a CDS encoding FISUMP domain-containing protein yields the protein MSGNVYSQIAIGKESVSSPSVSLDFGLGNRGIILPWVTSEGSVTGVVNGTLVYDLNDKKVKVKYASGWKDLTVNTNGTTVQGGVDGALIQASSVAENTSAKTAIGTTLSSAPGILVLEDTDKAMVLPTAASPHLNIINPAPGMMVYDNFNKVLAVYNGTVWSFWRGGIEAVPTVTTGTGRVWMDRNLGATQVATSSTDALAYGSLYQWGRLSDGHQLRTSPNSVLNATSSTDVPGNGNFIIVTTGQLDWRNPQNNNLWEGVNGINNPCPSGFRIPTTAEFQAEIALLATQNASGAYNSPLKLTVAGYRQYNNGSLQQVGGTGYYYTSSESGTNTTFFYFNSSAAGSVVQRAYGMSVRCIKN from the coding sequence TTGTCAGGAAATGTATATTCTCAAATAGCGATAGGTAAAGAAAGTGTGTCTTCACCATCTGTTTCACTTGATTTCGGACTTGGGAATCGTGGGATTATTTTACCATGGGTAACTTCAGAAGGAAGTGTTACTGGTGTTGTAAACGGTACATTGGTTTATGATCTTAACGATAAAAAAGTGAAGGTAAAATACGCGTCAGGCTGGAAGGATCTTACAGTTAATACAAATGGTACAACAGTGCAGGGCGGTGTAGATGGTGCCTTAATTCAAGCGAGTTCAGTAGCTGAAAATACTTCTGCTAAAACAGCCATTGGAACAACTTTAAGTTCTGCACCTGGAATATTGGTTTTAGAAGATACCGACAAGGCTATGGTTTTACCTACAGCTGCAAGTCCGCATCTTAATATCATAAATCCTGCACCCGGTATGATGGTGTATGATAATTTCAATAAGGTGTTAGCTGTTTATAACGGAACAGTTTGGTCTTTCTGGCGGGGAGGAATCGAAGCGGTTCCTACTGTAACGACAGGAACTGGAAGAGTATGGATGGATCGTAATTTAGGTGCAACGCAGGTGGCTACAAGTTCTACAGATGCTCTTGCTTATGGTAGTCTTTACCAATGGGGAAGATTGTCTGATGGGCACCAGCTAAGAACATCCCCTAATAGTGTTTTGAATGCTACAAGCAGTACGGATGTCCCTGGTAATGGTAATTTTATTATAGTTACTACGGGCCAACTTGACTGGAGAAACCCACAGAATAATAACTTATGGGAGGGTGTAAATGGAATTAATAATCCTTGTCCAAGTGGTTTTAGAATTCCTACGACAGCTGAATTTCAGGCTGAAATAGCGTTGCTTGCAACTCAAAATGCTTCAGGTGCTTATAATTCTCCATTAAAATTGACTGTTGCTGGTTATAGACAGTATAACAATGGTTCTCTACAGCAGGTAGGAGGCACTGGTTATTACTATACAAGTTCAGAATCTGGTACAAATACTACTTTTTTTTATTTTAACTCTTCAGCAGCAGGTTCGGTGGTTCAACGGGCTTATGGTATGTCAGTAAGATGTATAAAAAATTAA
- a CDS encoding DUF11 domain-containing protein, translating to MKLKYFFKHLKKQAVASLVMFTSLAFAQTYPDLEMGNVIPSVGAATNVTVALQKDTNNNTTTTLTNYASPSALTVNFNVNTTNFTDAVRFGASGVAPYYTLMNNIGNAGGDNTQYTSNGVPANGTGIDVATNYATRIEGNFVAAGNQAGNGRVKLGEITITLSRGVNNPHLHFKGLGGNATTSLTAEFTVKSVLNSSGTQILGSTVISQLSGTNLNVNNAAKTINNDYIGTTDPATVNTARGTVRFQNNDIRTVVLEVYGNRNGADATVVTWDGLDAFLIGLSAAESDIQVAKTVNNSSAAVGSTVNFVVTATNNGASNNTNINITDVLPSGYTFVSATPSVGTYATGTGVWNIPTLNDGASATLSINATVNANTAYTNTATVTSASLSDPNAANNTSVVAVDPDTDGDGVPDNIDLDDDNDGILDTVECPPANLVTNGAFATGLGGWTLGNGWVYDAAGGYAHNVGENLTLSPLSQSISNLNTVVPNGTVSLNLRIGAQDGNNSAGSTASLQVVLNNVVYATLSNSILRNTSNVTITYANGATGTFTTFGTGAATGYTQSAPFTINIPYTGPNTATLAFRMTSQSDDWSVDDVSINGLVCDLDNDGIPNYLDLDSDDDGCFDAVEGDENVTGAQLNANGSIAGAVNANGVPNLVNTGGVADVGSDVGQGVGTSQNAAIQDFECSTAIGCTNALYLAQFKTLYSVDTSSNPFAYPLIGDASGDYNAIGIHPLNGRMYAMPSIASNNLWIINPNGSSVNLGPVTGLPADAYNSGEVDNLGNYYIKASGSNNILYRVNVTTLVATPITLSASITVADLAFRTTNGLLYTVSNDTGRLMSINPANGTVTGIGPSPGTIAFGALFGSSTGEIYGSENGGGFYQFNLTTGQRVLISDSPASGSNDGAHCVTSPIAFSADLAISKTDNTTAYAPGSTRVYTIVARNNGPFGVLGATVSDLLPVGILAANVSYTAVAAGGATTSVLGTQTGAINDVVNLPVNATVTYTVTVGIPFTFTGDLVNTVTITAPANSTDSNLTNNTATDTDTQEVCYRPGITSGTVLNTNHGFTSLARAGGTASGNWPMIRKGAWTVLESRTKGFVVNRLTALQISQIPAANLVEGMMVYNITSDCLQVNTTGTPAGWTCFSTPTCPSN from the coding sequence ATGAAACTTAAATATTTTTTTAAACATTTAAAAAAACAGGCAGTGGCTTCTTTGGTCATGTTTACGTCTCTTGCTTTTGCTCAGACTTATCCGGATCTGGAAATGGGAAATGTTATTCCAAGTGTAGGAGCTGCAACTAATGTAACGGTAGCTTTGCAAAAAGATACAAATAACAATACTACAACGACATTAACTAATTATGCATCTCCTAGTGCATTAACTGTGAATTTCAATGTAAATACAACAAATTTCACTGATGCTGTTAGGTTTGGTGCGAGTGGTGTTGCGCCATATTATACATTAATGAATAATATAGGAAATGCCGGTGGTGATAATACTCAATATACCTCTAATGGAGTTCCAGCCAATGGTACGGGAATTGATGTTGCTACAAATTATGCAACACGTATTGAAGGCAATTTTGTAGCTGCAGGTAATCAAGCAGGAAATGGCAGGGTAAAGCTTGGTGAAATAACCATTACTTTGAGTAGAGGGGTTAATAATCCTCATCTGCATTTCAAAGGATTAGGTGGTAATGCAACAACATCTCTTACAGCGGAATTTACAGTAAAATCCGTTTTAAATTCATCTGGTACACAAATTCTTGGAAGTACCGTTATTTCACAGTTGTCGGGTACCAATCTCAATGTGAATAATGCTGCTAAGACTATAAATAACGATTATATTGGAACGACGGATCCTGCTACAGTAAATACTGCTAGGGGAACAGTTCGATTTCAAAATAATGATATAAGAACTGTTGTTTTGGAGGTATATGGTAATAGAAATGGGGCAGATGCAACTGTGGTTACATGGGATGGATTGGATGCTTTTCTAATAGGATTGTCGGCTGCTGAGTCGGATATACAAGTTGCAAAAACCGTGAATAATTCATCTGCAGCGGTTGGTAGTACGGTGAATTTTGTGGTAACTGCTACCAATAATGGAGCTTCGAATAATACTAATATCAATATTACAGATGTTTTACCTTCCGGATATACTTTTGTATCTGCTACGCCTTCTGTAGGGACTTATGCCACAGGAACCGGAGTCTGGAATATTCCTACTTTGAACGATGGAGCTTCAGCAACATTATCTATCAATGCAACGGTAAATGCAAACACAGCTTATACAAACACGGCTACTGTAACAAGTGCTTCGCTATCAGATCCAAATGCTGCGAATAATACTTCTGTAGTAGCGGTAGATCCAGACACTGATGGTGATGGCGTTCCTGATAACATAGATCTTGATGACGATAATGACGGTATTTTAGATACTGTGGAATGTCCACCTGCAAATCTTGTAACTAATGGAGCCTTTGCTACTGGGCTTGGCGGATGGACGTTAGGAAACGGTTGGGTGTATGATGCTGCTGGCGGATATGCTCATAATGTTGGTGAAAATCTTACTTTGAGCCCACTATCTCAATCTATAAGCAATCTAAATACTGTGGTGCCTAATGGAACTGTGTCGCTTAATTTGCGAATTGGAGCTCAGGATGGTAATAATTCTGCCGGATCTACAGCAAGTTTACAGGTTGTTTTGAATAATGTTGTATATGCGACTTTATCAAATTCTATTTTGAGAAATACAAGTAATGTTACTATAACTTATGCAAATGGAGCAACCGGAACATTTACAACCTTTGGAACTGGGGCTGCAACGGGGTATACCCAATCTGCTCCATTCACAATCAATATTCCTTATACAGGTCCGAATACCGCAACTTTGGCGTTCAGAATGACTTCTCAAAGTGATGATTGGAGTGTGGATGATGTATCTATAAATGGATTAGTATGTGATTTAGATAATGATGGTATTCCTAATTATTTAGATCTAGATTCTGACGATGACGGATGTTTCGATGCTGTGGAGGGTGATGAAAATGTTACGGGAGCTCAGCTTAATGCAAATGGAAGTATTGCTGGAGCAGTAAATGCTAATGGTGTTCCTAATTTGGTAAATACAGGAGGTGTTGCTGATGTTGGAAGCGATGTTGGTCAGGGAGTAGGAACTTCTCAGAATGCTGCAATACAGGATTTTGAATGTTCTACAGCAATTGGATGTACTAATGCATTATATCTTGCGCAGTTTAAGACTTTATATTCTGTTGATACATCAAGTAATCCATTTGCCTATCCTCTTATTGGAGATGCTTCAGGTGATTATAATGCAATAGGGATCCATCCGTTGAATGGGCGTATGTACGCAATGCCTAGTATAGCTTCTAATAATTTATGGATTATTAATCCTAATGGAAGTTCAGTTAATTTAGGTCCTGTGACAGGATTGCCTGCGGATGCATATAATTCGGGTGAGGTTGATAATTTAGGAAACTATTATATAAAAGCGTCAGGGTCTAATAATATTTTGTACAGAGTTAATGTAACAACTTTAGTAGCTACGCCTATTACATTATCGGCAAGTATTACTGTGGCAGATCTTGCTTTTAGAACTACAAACGGTCTTTTATATACTGTTAGTAATGATACAGGGCGGTTGATGTCAATCAATCCTGCTAATGGTACTGTTACCGGGATTGGACCTTCGCCGGGAACTATTGCTTTTGGGGCGTTGTTCGGTTCTAGTACAGGAGAGATCTACGGATCGGAAAATGGTGGTGGATTTTACCAATTCAATCTTACTACTGGACAAAGAGTTTTGATTTCAGATTCGCCTGCGAGTGGTTCTAATGACGGAGCGCATTGTGTGACATCTCCGATTGCGTTCAGCGCCGATCTTGCCATAAGCAAGACAGATAATACAACAGCTTATGCACCGGGTTCTACAAGGGTATATACAATTGTAGCAAGAAACAATGGGCCTTTTGGTGTTTTGGGAGCAACGGTTTCAGATCTTTTGCCAGTGGGTATTCTTGCTGCGAATGTAAGCTATACTGCAGTTGCTGCAGGAGGTGCGACAACTTCTGTTTTGGGAACGCAGACTGGAGCGATCAATGATGTGGTAAATCTGCCTGTAAATGCTACGGTAACTTACACGGTAACGGTAGGTATACCGTTCACTTTCACAGGTGATCTTGTGAATACGGTCACCATTACAGCGCCGGCAAACAGTACAGATTCTAATTTGACTAATAATACGGCTACCGATACTGATACTCAGGAGGTGTGTTACAGACCAGGAATTACAAGCGGAACTGTATTGAATACAAATCACGGTTTTACTTCTTTAGCAAGAGCAGGTGGTACTGCATCGGGCAATTGGCCAATGATAAGAAAAGGAGCTTGGACGGTTTTGGAATCAAGAACTAAAGGTTTTGTTGTAAACAGATTGACAGCACTGCAGATTTCGCAAATTCCTGCAGCAAATTTGGTAGAAGGAATGATGGTGTACAATATTACATCAGATTGTCTTCAGGTCAACACAACGGGTACTCCAGCGGGTTGGACTTGTTTTAGTACACCTACGTGTCCGTCTAATTAA
- the rpoB gene encoding DNA-directed RNA polymerase subunit beta translates to MSKTTAITKGNERINFSTAKGKIITPDFLDIQLESFKDFFQLDTLPEDRKKEGLHKTFQENFPITDSRNQFVLEFLDYLVDSPRYSIDECVERGLTYSVPLKARLKLYCTDPEHEDFQTVVQDVYLGPVPYMTPSGSFIINGAERVIVTQLHRSPGVFFGQTYHANGTKLYYSRIIPFKGSWMEFTTDINSVMYAYIDRKKKLPLTTLLRAIGFESDKDILQIFDLAEEVKVSKAALKKVEGRTLAARVLNTWFEDFVDEDTGEVVSIERNEIILDRETILEKEHLDLILDAGVKSILIHKENSNEFSIIQNTLQKDPTNSEKEAVEYIYRQLRNADPPDEETARGIIEKLFFSEQRYSLGEVGRYRLNKKLSLNIPTTTEVLTKEDIIAIVRHLIELVNSKTDVDDIDHLSNRRIKTVGEQLAGQFGVGLSRIARTIKERMNVRDNEIFTPLDLVNAKTLTSVINSFFGTNQLSQFMDQTNPLSEITHKRRLSALGPGGLSRERAGFEVRDVHHTHYGRICPIETPEGPNIGLISSLGIYAKINSLGFIETPYRKVEGSTVDLHADPIYLNAEDEEDKVIAQANVELDDNGAFLTDRIIARLDGDYPVVEPAQVNLIDVAPNQISGISASLIPFLEHDDANRALMGSNMMRQAVPLLKPQAPIVGTGLEQQVAKDSRILINAEGNGIVEYVDADQITIKYERSDDEDLVSFESATKTYKLTKFRKTNQSTTITLRPNVRVGETVHKGQVLCDGYATENGELALGRNLVVAFMPWKGYNFEDAIVINEKVVREDWFTSIHVDEYSLEVRDTKLGMEELTADIPNVSEEATKDLDENGMIRIGAEVKPGDIMIGKITPKGESDPTPEEKLLRAIFGDKAGDVKDASLKADSSLRGVVINKKLFSRNIKDKKKRTEEKLKLEEIENTYKAKFDELRNTLIEKLNTLVSGKTSQGVTNDLDEEIIGKGVKFTHKLLTSVEDYVNVSGADWTVDNDKNELIKQLIHNYKIKFNDIQGVKNREKFAISIGDELPAGIMKLAKVYIAKKRKLNVGDKMAGRHGNKGIVSRIVREEDMPFLEDGTPVDIVLNPLGVPSRMNIGQIYETVLGWAGQKLGMTFATPIFDGATLDQITEYTEKAGVPKFGHTHLYDGGTGERFTQAATVGIIYMLKLGHMVDDKMHARSIGPYSLITQQPLGGKAQFGGQRFGEMEVWALEAFGAANILREILTVKSDDVIGRAKTYEAIAKGEAMPEPGIPESFNVLLHELQGLGLDVRLEE, encoded by the coding sequence ATGAGTAAAACAACCGCAATTACTAAAGGAAATGAGAGAATTAATTTCTCTACAGCGAAAGGAAAAATCATTACTCCGGATTTCTTAGATATCCAGTTAGAGTCATTCAAAGATTTTTTCCAATTAGATACACTTCCTGAAGACAGAAAGAAAGAAGGTTTGCACAAAACCTTCCAAGAAAACTTTCCAATTACCGATTCTAGAAACCAATTCGTTTTGGAATTCTTAGACTATTTGGTAGATTCACCACGTTACTCAATCGATGAGTGTGTGGAAAGAGGTTTAACGTATTCCGTTCCTCTAAAAGCTAGACTTAAATTATACTGTACAGATCCTGAGCATGAAGATTTTCAGACTGTTGTACAAGATGTTTATTTAGGTCCGGTTCCTTACATGACTCCGTCTGGTTCATTTATTATTAATGGAGCAGAGCGTGTAATCGTAACTCAGTTACACAGATCTCCGGGTGTATTCTTCGGACAGACTTACCACGCAAACGGAACTAAATTGTATTATTCAAGAATTATCCCTTTCAAAGGATCTTGGATGGAATTTACTACCGATATCAACAGCGTAATGTACGCGTATATCGACCGTAAGAAAAAATTACCTTTAACTACATTATTAAGAGCTATCGGTTTCGAATCTGATAAAGACATTCTTCAGATTTTTGACCTTGCAGAAGAAGTGAAAGTTTCTAAAGCTGCACTTAAAAAAGTAGAAGGTAGAACATTGGCTGCGAGAGTATTGAATACTTGGTTCGAAGATTTCGTAGACGAAGACACTGGAGAAGTTGTTTCTATTGAAAGAAATGAAATTATCCTAGACAGAGAAACGATTCTTGAAAAAGAACATTTAGATCTTATTTTGGATGCAGGTGTGAAATCTATCTTGATTCACAAAGAAAATTCAAACGAATTCTCTATCATCCAGAATACTTTACAAAAAGATCCAACCAACTCAGAAAAAGAAGCGGTTGAATATATTTATCGTCAGTTAAGAAATGCAGATCCACCCGATGAGGAAACTGCAAGAGGAATTATTGAAAAATTATTCTTCTCTGAGCAAAGATATTCATTGGGTGAAGTAGGACGTTATAGACTAAACAAAAAGTTAAGCCTAAACATCCCAACTACAACTGAAGTTCTTACAAAAGAAGATATCATTGCGATTGTAAGACACCTAATTGAGTTAGTAAACTCAAAAACTGATGTTGATGATATTGACCACTTATCAAACAGAAGAATTAAAACTGTTGGTGAGCAATTAGCAGGACAGTTCGGTGTAGGTCTTTCTAGAATTGCAAGAACAATCAAAGAGAGAATGAACGTTAGAGATAACGAAATCTTTACTCCACTTGACCTTGTTAATGCGAAGACTTTAACATCAGTTATTAACTCATTCTTTGGTACCAACCAGCTTTCTCAGTTCATGGACCAAACCAATCCTCTATCAGAAATCACGCATAAGCGTAGACTTTCTGCCCTAGGACCTGGTGGTTTATCAAGAGAAAGAGCAGGTTTCGAGGTACGTGACGTTCACCATACTCACTATGGTCGTATTTGTCCTATCGAAACTCCTGAGGGACCAAACATTGGTTTGATCTCATCTTTGGGTATCTATGCAAAAATCAATTCTTTAGGTTTCATCGAAACTCCATATAGAAAAGTAGAAGGAAGCACGGTAGATTTACATGCTGATCCTATTTATCTTAATGCTGAAGACGAAGAAGATAAAGTAATTGCTCAGGCAAACGTTGAGTTAGACGATAACGGAGCTTTCTTAACAGACAGAATTATTGCCAGATTAGATGGTGATTATCCTGTAGTTGAGCCTGCTCAGGTTAATTTGATCGACGTGGCACCTAACCAGATTTCCGGTATTTCAGCTTCATTGATTCCATTCTTGGAACATGATGATGCAAACCGTGCGTTGATGGGATCAAACATGATGCGTCAGGCAGTTCCTTTGTTGAAGCCACAAGCTCCAATCGTAGGTACAGGTCTGGAACAACAAGTTGCAAAAGATTCTAGAATTTTGATCAATGCTGAAGGAAATGGTATCGTTGAATATGTAGATGCTGATCAGATTACTATTAAATATGAAAGAAGCGATGACGAAGATTTAGTATCATTCGAATCTGCTACGAAAACATATAAATTAACTAAGTTCAGAAAAACTAACCAGAGTACGACAATTACCCTAAGACCAAACGTAAGAGTAGGTGAGACGGTACATAAAGGTCAGGTTCTTTGTGACGGTTATGCAACCGAAAATGGAGAATTAGCTCTTGGTAGAAACTTAGTGGTAGCCTTCATGCCTTGGAAAGGATACAACTTTGAGGATGCAATCGTAATCAACGAAAAAGTTGTACGTGAAGACTGGTTTACTTCTATCCACGTGGATGAGTATTCTCTTGAAGTTCGTGATACCAAATTAGGTATGGAAGAATTGACAGCAGATATTCCAAACGTATCTGAAGAAGCTACAAAAGATCTTGATGAGAACGGAATGATCAGAATCGGTGCTGAAGTGAAGCCTGGTGATATCATGATTGGTAAGATTACTCCAAAAGGTGAATCTGATCCTACTCCTGAAGAGAAACTTCTAAGAGCAATCTTTGGTGACAAAGCTGGTGATGTAAAAGATGCTTCATTGAAAGCAGATTCTTCATTAAGAGGTGTTGTAATCAACAAGAAATTGTTCTCTAGAAACATTAAAGATAAAAAGAAAAGAACTGAAGAAAAACTTAAGCTTGAAGAGATTGAAAACACTTACAAGGCTAAGTTTGACGAGTTGAGAAATACTTTAATCGAAAAATTAAACACTTTAGTTAGTGGTAAAACTTCTCAGGGAGTTACGAATGACTTAGATGAAGAAATTATCGGTAAAGGCGTGAAATTCACTCACAAATTGTTGACTTCAGTAGAAGATTACGTAAACGTTAGCGGTGCAGATTGGACGGTTGACAACGATAAGAATGAATTGATCAAACAATTGATTCACAACTACAAAATCAAATTCAACGATATTCAAGGAGTTAAAAACCGCGAGAAATTCGCAATTTCTATCGGAGATGAACTTCCAGCAGGGATCATGAAATTGGCTAAAGTATATATCGCTAAAAAACGTAAACTAAACGTTGGGGATAAAATGGCAGGACGTCACGGTAACAAAGGGATTGTTTCGAGAATCGTTCGTGAAGAAGATATGCCATTCTTAGAAGATGGAACACCAGTAGATATCGTATTGAATCCACTTGGGGTACCTTCTCGTATGAACATCGGACAGATTTATGAAACAGTTCTTGGATGGGCTGGTCAGAAATTGGGGATGACGTTCGCTACGCCAATCTTTGATGGGGCAACTCTTGATCAGATTACAGAGTATACTGAGAAAGCAGGAGTTCCTAAATTCGGTCACACTCACCTTTATGATGGTGGTACCGGAGAAAGATTTACACAAGCTGCAACGGTAGGTATTATCTATATGTTGAAACTTGGGCACATGGTAGATGACAAAATGCACGCACGTTCTATCGGACCTTACTCATTGATTACTCAGCAGCCATTAGGAGGTAAAGCTCAGTTTGGTGGTCAGAGATTCGGAGAGATGGAGGTTTGGGCTCTTGAAGCATTTGGAGCTGCAAATATCTTGAGAGAAATCTTGACTGTGAAGTCGGATGACGTGATTGGTAGAGCAAAAACTTATGAAGCAATTGCAAAAGGTGAAGCAATGCCTGAACCAGGTATTCCGGAATCTTTCAACGTATTACTTCACGAGTTACAAGGTCTTGGATTAGACGTAAGATTGGAAGAGTAA